Genomic DNA from Molothrus aeneus isolate 106 chromosome Z, BPBGC_Maene_1.0, whole genome shotgun sequence:
AATCTTCTATACTGTAGagcacaaaaccaaagaaacacaCTATCTTTGTGACCAGTGTGCAAAATTTGTTATGCAGAAAAAGTGTACTACTGCATCCCCTTTTTTCTAGGAGCTACTTTAGCAAAGGGGAAAGTGATAGGAGTGGTTGACAAGACCTTCCATAACAAAGAAGCAAGCAACAGGATTTTGGTAAGAGTGAAATTATCTTCTTAAAATTTTGGATTTAGAACACCACAACTACTACTACCAAGTCTAAGCTCCTAGTAGTAGCCAGTAGTTTTAAGAATCCATGACCAGTTTAACATCACAGAAGTTCTATTTCTACTCCTTCCTTGCCAAAGTTTTGACTTTtcatttacataatttttatgTTTCCTTCTTACTTCTAAAGAGCAGCAAGCAACTTTTTGCACAGGGATAAAAGACAATGTTGAAACCCAGCCCTCTCTAGTCATGATTGTGTGCCAACAACGCAGTCTTTTTGTGACCTTTCAACTCCCATCTCAGATACTTACTGTATGCCAGCTCATGTTCTTCCTTGGCTGAGAAATAGACACATCTGCTCTTCCCTTAGCTTGTAGGCCAGCTGAATACAGTCCCTACAGGTCATGGCCTTGTGCCCAACCTGTTAATCTGCACTGCTTAGTAACCATTAAACATTACCTATCACCTTTGTCAAGGGGGGGAGATGGATGTTTATTTATCACTTGGATAGGTCTGCACTTATACAAAGATTTAAGATAACTGAGCGGGAACTTGGTCATTTATATACCTCACAAGAATGAAGTAGACTTTCAACAGAAGTCTATCTTTGTCCTTCTGATCTGCCTACATTATGAAGTCTTTGGTTTACACAGAAGCAAAAAGTATTGTGATCTGAATGTGCTGACATGTAGAAAAAGAACTCTGACCTCTAGTTCTCCCATCCTATGCATTGAGCAGAACAGGACTTACTCCAGCCTGCAAAGGACACAAATCTCAATCAAGACAGAAGTTCTATTCATACAGCTTGAACATGTAAAATCAAAAGCGAATGCTACCTGAGGATGCATAAACCAGATTAAATCTCAGAAGGGAAGCAGCTTCAAAGGTCAGACATGTGCTAGCTTGAACTCAGCACAATTTTTGGATCAGTGCTAGTTAATTAATAATCTTATGCATTATTTAAACTCAAATCCTCAGCTAGTGATACATATATATCCAGCTTTACAAAGTGATACAAGTGACAACACACTACCAAACACCAAGCTCAAGATTCCATAAATGCCCATTCCTACCCTGAGGAATATTTAGCTAATAATTATCCTTTATGCAAATAGAGTGATGTCTGGCTGAAGACTTCCATTCATTCCAACGTGCAAAAACAGAGCTGGTACATTCCTGTCAAAAAGTTATCCAGGTAAGAGATTTGTCTCCCTTCCAGTGCCTCTGAATTCAGGTTAATTTGTTCTTTGCCTGTTTTCAAAGGTGAAAAACTGCCTCTTTTCACTTACTTTGCTTGTGCTggtggattttttgttgtttattattATGTTGCTGCTCATAAATATTGCTTATACGGTAGACATTGGACAAAAGTTTGTAAAACATATAGTCCGCTGTAAATGGCACAGCAATTATCTTTCCTGCAACCCTCATCCAAGAGTTCAACCATTTGGctagtttttatttctatttaagaAAATGGCATATACTAGGCTTATCTTTGTTTCTCAAAGTACTAAATTGATATTGAAACTGAGAAATAATGTCCTTAATTGACTGTAGTAAACACAAGATGCCAccaaaaacaacaggaaaaaccaCGAGAATGGACTACCAATTTGGTTTTCTCTGTGACAGCTTAGTATGGCTAAACAATATCCAGCAAAACCACAGGGCAGAACACAGAGCTTAGTATTTAACTTCATGAATGATGACCACGGTCTTGAAAAGCTATCttgaaagatttcttttattttaaataacagaCTTTCACTTTGAAACAACTACTTTCCCAAAAGtaagaaatctgatttttagGAACGTTTTTTGAATCCACAGGAAATGCCTTTTTAGTGGTcattccagaagaaaaatgctgtcTTGCCTTCAAGAGTTAGATCAGCAATTTCTGGAATCCTTGCACAAAAACTGTCTCTGCAGAACAAGTGAAACTACTTGACCATGTATCTGCATGAATGATTATTCCCAGAGATGATCTTGATGGGCCAGCCATAACAACAGGTGCTGGCCAACTGCACAAGTTCCACTGAAGCCTTCTCATAAGCTCTGGGATTGTTACCTGTCAGTGGCTGTCACCTTACTCACTGGGATATAGAACTGAGAATTCTTGGGAAAACAAGATTTGAATCACAGCTGCTGGTCAATGCAGACACTTAACAAAGAGCCTAACTTGCCTGGAAAGTCCTAAATCAATTTACagttgaaaacagaaattgtgAATTGGAGATTTTAATTAGAAATACACAAATCTGAAAGACTCTCAGAATAAATCTTCCCTTAGTATAGCAGTTTAATTTGTAGAAGACATGATCTGACTTTCCTGACTTGTAGAGACCACTAAGCTGGAATGCTATTTCCTCTTTCACGTTTAAATTAGCTAACATTGAAACTCAAGacaaaaaatgctttgaagCAATAATATTTTACCCCTTTATAGTGGAAAAACTAACTAAACCTAACAAGTTTCATATGATTTTCCTACAAGGCATTGCCATGTTCTGTGCCTGTAGTCTGACAGCTTGCTGGGTCAGAGTATAAATAAATGGTTTCCATTGCTGGCGCCTTAAGTCTGCTTAAGTCTGCTTCCAAGTACAGCTTAGTTCTAAAGATGAAAGTACAATAGCTAATGTAAGACAGAGAGAAACATTCCTCTCACTTGTTCTGTTTTAGTACCTGATGACTTCTAAGACTTTAAGGTTATGTTGACATATCTAAGCAACCCTGCAGAACAAAACATTAATAAATCAAAGCAATAGGTGCTAAAGCAGTATTGTCTTCTATTATATGCAGCTCAGGGGACTTTATTTCAGACTAGTCAGTTCTCACAAACTAAATGTATTCCTCACATCTGTTTAAGTATGTCCAAAGCACCAATTGCTAGCTTAGGTTTTTATGCCACCATAAAGTGTCAAAGTGCACTGGGGCATAGTTTCTAGGTGCcatcctctgaaaaaaaatccagtttgcaAGAATAACACACCCCTGTACATTAAATCTATGCACCATAAATGAGCCTAACCAAGGAGCTTTTTCAAACTCGTGTCATTGCTCAAAACCAGAACAGTAATCATAGCCATTAGAGCCAAGAAAGGTTTCTATGAGACAGAAAAGGTTTCTGATATGAAAGATGAACATTAGCAACTTACCACCCGTGTTTCCAATCAAATGTTTAACTAGACTGATGTCTCTCATGTTTTTCAGTGACTTATGcaacaaataaatacaaaacccACCCTAACCACATTAGTTTTTAGTGGATTTTCATAGTTCAAACATGGAGAAAATAGCAAACATCACTTGGCTTAAACTCTTTAAATGGCTCTATCCTAACTTACACTtgaaatcattattttagcaaGTGAGCAATTATAATATAAAGCTGTGATACCATCTGACTTCTGTTCCAAATAAAGTGTTTAAAGTATctcagcacagggagacaggCTCACCATCGCTACTCCTTCCTAGGCTTTATAGAGATACAGCTTCAGACTTTTTGGTGGACAATCCAGGATGGGGAGGcaaaaggatgaaaaagaatCAAGTTTTTAGAGGTTGTGCTGTTTCACAAAGAACAACTTACCCATTTAGAATGGTTATACATGTATCAGGAGAAACTGTCTGCCAAAGAAGCTGCAAATAGAAATCCCACATGAACATACTGTGACGATTGTTTCTTCCCCTGCAGAGAGATTTTGTCAGGTCACTGGCATGATGAAAAGACAGGAAGAAAGGTGGGACTAAGGCCAGCTGGAAAGTTAGCAGTTACTTTGGCTTAAATGGttctttctcttgtttttatttttcacaaaataaattGAGTCAATGCATTTAACCTGAAAGAATGAGTGGTTCAGAGAAGTCTCTGTTCAATTGCTTTTTGCTCATATGGTCAAGGGAAACTTGAAAAAACTTCACTGTGAAGATTCCAAACGTAAAGtacaattaaaaataaccaaGACTACTTTCTGTTGTAATTATATGAACGTTACACATATACATGAATGTGCACACCAGTCAACTTTCACTTGTTTAAACAGTTGTTCCAACTGTTCCACTGAAAGTGAAGTCAAGTGCAAGGAACTAACATGTTTTATGCTGCGTGCTGCTTCATCTGCACAGCCCTGTTAAGAATAGCTCTTCCAGCAAATGATGACTTGCATAAAATGCAAACATTATGTTCTGTGGAGCTCTGGAGGAAGAAAGGGAGACTTTAATTAGAAATACacaaaaatcaccatttcttAGTGTGGCCTAAGCTGAAAACGGGTCATTTGGTGAACCAGTAAAGGAATCCACCTTCTGCCCCCCTAGGGCTCCTGCACACTGCTCAAGTATTACCACTTTGGAAGAATGGTGTTGGATCTCAGTGCCAGAATCAGAAGGCTGGAGTCTGCTCATGTGCACAACAGCAGACAGATCTCCTCTTCTCCATTCTGTCTTTGGAGATGGCCAGAACATTGGAAGCTGCAAGCTCTGCTAGGCTGCATAAGTGTACAGGGTATAGCACCCATCTGTGGTGGAATCACACTTCCTTCAGGTGAAGCAATGAGTTACAGGCATCATAGCCTGACAATTATTGGATTACACAGCTGAAAAATGGGTTGCTGATAACAGTGCCCCTGCCCTTATTTGGTGTGGCTTTACTGCATTCTAAAAGCAACAAGGAAACTTTAAACATTAACAGTTTCTGGGTACCAATCTAGGTTGAGAGCTGACTGCTTAACAGCTACCACGTTCATTTGACATGGAATCTGAAAGCACATATAACAGAATAAACACTTACTTACAGGAAGGAAgtctttattttcagaaaaaaaaaattgaagaaaattaCTTACGTCAGCTTGAAAACAGAAGATACATAGTTTACTGtactacctttttttttgcaggtgGGGAAGGCTTGGTTGTTTTTTACAAAAAGCTATTATTCTGATTATCCAGTACAGCAGTATAGTTAATATATCTATTAGTAAACTATCATTCAAACACAAGATCTCTTAAAAGATTTCCAAAGAAATTGTGCTCAAATCATCTTATGTAATAAAAATCACTATTATCCCTCAGGGAGCTGCTCAAACAATACACACCTCTGAATtgtaatggggttttttgtaaaTATCAAATTACTTCCAGGTAAATTGTATGAGATTAGAGAAAGGCAGACAGCAACTATGCAATTAAATATATGAGCCTAGTGTACAGAAGCTGATGCAATCTTTTTTATGTAGCCTATAAAAAGCACTCATTGGATATTGAACTGCCCACTAGCTTTTAAGTATGTCAAGCAAGGGCACAATACTTATTTCCTGGCAGGCTGAATTCACTAGGCTgtaagaagtgagtggcatttaAATAAGGACTTGCTGTCCTGATGTACAAGCGTGTCATTCTCCAAACTAATTTAGGTAAGACAGGAAGTATTGggattttgccttttaaaaattagcatCTTTATTACACTTGCTAGCATTCTGTATTTGGTAAACTTTATTCATATGCTCTTAAGTACTTCACCTGGTGTTGCAACTTCATTTATCTTTTCTGTAACCTTTGCATTCTAACAAAGACTAGATCCAACCTATTTTCCTGTCCAAGCAGATCTTGGCTAGCGTAACTGTGGAGTACATTAGGGTCTAAAGTAAACTTAGCATTGATAAAGAATGGACATGGAtctttataaataattatattaagTTGTAATTAGTGTTCCCTTACGATGGAAATAAACTTACAAAGAAATGTATACAATGGGAGCTAAAATGGGTTTATGTAATTGGGATGGATAAAACTCTACTAATTTTTAAACATATGTTTAGACTGCTATGCAGTTTCTTTTCAACTTGGACAATCAGTCCACACATTCTAGCAAGAATCACTACTCTGCCTTTTACCAAGTTATAAATTACCTATAACACCTGAAGATCCTGCTTTGAATTGTGGTTAAACTTTGCATAGCCTTAGAAATCATGCTGTATCATTTATCTCTATGCTGTATCATAATACCTGGTTTTTCTGATTATCCAGTACAGCAGTTTAAAATTTCTGCTCTAGTTACAGATATATAATCATCTTCTTATTATTTTCAATCTGGTGGCAAAACATAATTATTAAAATCTTGAAAACTATTTCTAAGCAGGATAGACAAAAGACTTTCTAATAAGCCACTCTCAGTTTGGACTGCTCCAGACAAAGGCTTACAGGCTATTGCTAATCTGTTCTTTTGCTCTTCTATTATGTTTCCAGTTGGACTCATTAATGCTTTTTCTAAATTCAGAATTCTACACTTTAACAGGCTATTACCTAACATCAACAAATCATAATGTTCTTGttaaccacaaaaaaccccattaaattTACTGAGAATTCTGTCAGTAGCATCTAAACTATGTATTAATTGTTTAAACCACTAAAATTTACCAACAGAATACTGCGCCAGTAAGTTTACTTCAAGTTTGATGAAACTGATGGTACAGAGTCTGTCTCTaaacactaaaaaaagaaacaactttaACTTGTAAGTGAAGATAAGCTTTGACACTATGGTAATGTCACTCCTGGCACCAAATAGCTCTGATGCAGAAATCCTGGCTGTTAATGACACTGGGAGAGGCTGAGCCTAGAGAAGGTCTGCTTTCCTAAAAGTTCTGCATACTGTTTTATTTGGGACATACTATCTTCATCTAGATCAGTACGAGGCACTCCTTATTTCCCACTACTCTTATATGGGCATCCTCATATGGAagtctcttctttctctctacTGCTAACCAGAAAAGATTTGCCACTTGGCATAGCCTGTTTAACATTTTCCATCTGTGTGttcctatttaatttttctagcTATGTAAGTTAGGACATCTGCATGTTTTGCCTCTTAGTCATGTTCCCACCTACCCCAAAATTACTTATCAATGCACTAAGCTAGTTTCAATTTAATTTGACTATTGAGTAAAAATGCAGAAGTCAAGTTTGGTGAAAACAGTTGTGTCCATTGAGGCAAGAGACATGAAAAGCCCCCCATCAGGGGAATACAAATTATCCCAGCCATTACATACTAGAAAACAATCAGAACCATAGGAAATACTGCTGTGTTTGTTCTGCTGTACACATAATTATTTGTTGTATCTCATTACTGGAATAGTTACGAAAGTTGGGTAACTATGGGTTTAAACCTGAAAATAATAACATGTAGCACTCTTCCAATGTGGCAACGTCATGGTGCTTGGTCTGTATGTTACCAACGTGGTGGTATTTGTGAGGAGGCATTTATTACCAGAAGCTGCACATCGAAACAATCTACAATTCAACAAGTTAATGTTATGTAGCAGCTACAAAGAGTCTGTCAATTGTTTATGTACATATCTTTTCTGTTAGACtaaactgctgctctgctctccagaaaACTTTGTTTTACAGGTCCTATCAggaatgtttttctcttctgcattGACGTCAACTGCAGTGACAGATCATACCCCACGAGAGTTACTAATCAATGATTACAAGATATACTCACTCTACAGAAACACTATGACCCACCTCACTAGCACACATTTATTTCACACCATCAAGTCCTACTTCTAGTCACAAAGACCTTTATGATAGAACATTTAGAACAGATGATGGAAATCTCTGTCATAACAAAAAATGGCTAATTTAAAcccatttttctttattagaaCAAACTGGATTCAACTCAAAGTACTCCTTAATGTGTGCAAGAAAGGGCAGATTTATTTCTTAGCCTTATGTGTCACTGGAGCCCTGTGAGAGTGTTTTTGTTGGGATGATGCCTCCTTAAAAGCAAAATTGGGAACAAACTTTTAGTCTTAAGTGACTGTGTTAAAAAACCTTCACAAATTGCAACCTGACAGAGGTTTTCTTCACTTTGCAGGAACACATTAAATGAAGTGAGCACTGGGAAAATGGAAACACCACTTGAGGCCACCAGAATGGAAAACAACACCTCATCCTGCTTTCTCATGGAAAGAAAGACTCGTGTCAAGATTAATAGGAAAGAAATCATGGTAGCTAAGCTGAGAAagacctgctcctgcacaccaCAGAAGCTGAAGAACTTTCTTATGGACTTCTTTCCTGTTTTGCGATGGCTTCCCAAGTACCGATGCAAAGAGTACATTTGGGGGGATATTATGTCTGGGTTAGTGATTGGGATAATTCTGGTGCCTCAAGCAATTGCATACTCACTGCTGGCAGGTCTGAAGCCTATTTATAGCCTTTACACATCTTTCTTTGCCAACATCATCTATTTCTTAATGGGCACATCCCGTCATGTCTCAGTTGGCATTTTCAGCTTGATAAGCTTAATGGTGGGACAAGTTGTGGACCGAGAACTTCTCCTGGCTGGGTTTGACTTGAATGATGATGCCCCACCAGCCTCAGGTGACGGCTCTCTGCAGAATGACAATCTGTCCAACACAACTGCCTTCAACCTTACCATTGCGGGGATAAATGCCGAGTGTGGGAAAGAGTGCTACGCTATTGGCATTGCTACAGCCTTGACATTCATGGCTGGAGTGTATCAGGTAAGTGCTTGCTGACACCCAGAGGCAAGGTATGAACTTCCTAAAGTGTTTTTCATGACCTAAGCTTTGGCTTGACTGTCCTTCAATGAGATACATCATCAGTTCATTCAAATGTACCTTGGGCTGTTTTCTCCAGGAAGCCTAATGGTAGGCAACTCAGAAACAGCATGAGGGAGGCAGTTTTTTTAGTGGCTAGTAAACACAGGTAAAACAAGAGTCTTCTGGAAGGCCATCAACATTGTTTTGATACTCTTCTGCTTCTTGGCCTCGTTGCTTTCATGGGACAGTGAGGCCCAGTACAGATACAGGAAATTCCCAGATAGCCGTGTacttaaaaatgaagaaatcacTTTTTCCCTAGAAATTTTTAATAGAAGTGTATACCGACTCAACTACTTCTACAGGTTCAGAATGAGCAGCTCAGTTTTTTGGTAGGGGGTGCTGTGTTCCACCAAACTGGTGTCCAAAAGATAATTCAAAGAAAGGACAAGAGGAGAAATACACTGACTAAcccatttttcagaaaatggctGTGCTGGACTCCTTGACACTTGTCAACAAGGATATCAAGAGAGCACAGAAGGAAGCATCATGAACATACTTCACGATtaactgtgtgtgtgtatgtatgtatccATGTATATATATGATTGCAGAAAGAACTAGCTATCTTTCAGTTGTAGTAAGAAATTTCAGGTCACATATATGAACAAAAAAATGCCCTTGTGAAGTTGTACGTTTCCAAAACCATCTAAGAAGAATCAACTAGTTAAGGACAGAATCGTGGAGTCTGTGAGCTGTTCTGACACCTGTGATTTTAGGCATGCAACAAGGGCCATCTGCGCTCCATTTTCCCTTCTGTCCACAGGGCtaaaattaaaagctgtttaATGCAAAAGCTAAAGTAGGGATCTGATTTGTTGTCAGTCAAGttttttttacaaggaaaagGCCATACATGTTAACTTTATTTGctttaagacagaaaaaaggaaaattgacTTTGGTATAACAGAAGTATTTTGGACCCACTGTTCTTTTGCATGGGGAATAAAAATCAGGCCAGCCACTTCAGTGAAGTAATTTCAGACAAATATTTGATTGACCACACTGTCTAAAACTCCTCATTCACCTCTTGGGTTTGCAGCATTCCACAACAGTAAAAGgaatcacattttaaaagcagactAGAAACAAAAAAGGGTAATTCCTGTTTCAAGAATGAAATAGCCAAATATTATTGGCCTCCAGCTAGCTCTCCCTCATCTGTACCTAATTATTTGCAGCAATGGTTACAGCTcatgggttgttttttttttccttcttctgttttctcaggTTCTAATGGGGATCTTCCGTCTAGGTTTTGTATCTATGTACCTATCTGAGTCCGTACTAGATGGCTTTGCAACTGGTGCTTCCTTAACCATTTTAACAGCTCAAGTGAAGTATCTTATTGGAATAAAAATTCCACGCAGCCAAGGGCATGGGATGCTGGTTATTACCTGGATTAACATTTTCCGGAACATTTCTCAGGCCAACCTTTGTGATGTCATCACAAGTGCAATTTGTATTGTGGTGCTGGTCACTGCTAAGGAAATTGGAGATCGGTATAAGCATAAACTGAAATTTCCTCTTCCCACGGAGCTGGTAGTTATTGTTGTGGCAACACTGGTGTCACACTATGGTAAGTTAAATGAAGTGTATGCATCCAGTGTTTCTGGAGCTATTCCAACAGGATTTATCCCTCCAAAGGTACCAGAGTTCAACTTAATGCTCAGAGTTGCTCTAGATGCTTTGCCTCTTGCCATAGTCAGCTTTGTCTTCACTGTATCCctttctgaaatgtttgcaAAGAAATATGCTTACACCATCCGAGCCAATCAAGAAATGTTTGCTGTGGGGTTCTGCaacatcattccttccttcttccactCTTTTGCAACCAGTGCAGCTTTGGCAAAAACACTCGTCAAAACATCTACAGGCTGCCAAACTCAAATCTCTGGAGTAATTAGTGCAATGGTGGttttgctggtgctgctcttcCTGGCACCCCTCTTCTACTCCTTGCAGAAGTGTGTCCTGGCTTGTATCATCATTGTGAGCCTTCGGGGAGCCCTGAGGAAATTCCGAGATGTGCCAGCACGGTACTGTGTGAATAAGGTGGACACACTTGTTTGGGTAGTTACCATGTCTGCCTCTGCCTTGGTCAGCACCGAAATAGGGCTGTTGGTTGGCATTGTTTTCTCCATGTTATGCATCATTGTTCGGACCCAGAGGCCACGGACAGCCCTGCTTGGTCAGATTCAAGACACAAGCTTTTATGAGGATGACTTAGAATATGAAAATCTCTCTACTGTTCCAAAGGTCAAAATATTTCGCTTTGAGGCCCCACTTTACTATGCAAATAGAAACTACTTCCTAAAGTCTCTGTACAGATTGACCAATTTAGATCCTAACCTAGAAGCTGCTCGGAGGAAGAAAtatgagaagaaggaaaagcagcatctgAAAAAGGGAAATCACAAAACTGCTAATGGACTGGGCATTGGAGAAACCACTCTGCAACTAGTTCCTAAGCAAATTGATTTCCAAGCCCTTGTTGTCGATTGTTCTTCCATCTCATTTTTGGACACCACTGGAGTTAATACTTTGAAGGAAATCCTGAAAGACTACAAGAATTTAAACATTTCTGTTCTCCTGGCTTGCTGCAATCCCTCAGTGATAGACTCTCTGAAAAGAGGGGGTTACTTCGGAAAGGATTTTGGATGTATGCAGGAAATGCTGTTCTACAGTATACATAATGCTGTGCTgtttgcaaaagaccaaaagcTTCCAGCAGACTGCTCAGTTTAACCCTGTCTCTTCCTTGATGATTCGCCACAAAGTGACAGATAGGGAGGGGTAGTTTGCAACAATCAGACACACAGTTGGCTGCATAAAGCCACTCCCCCCAAAGAGTTCCACTTTATGTCATATGCTACAAAGGGCAGCCACAGGGGACACAGTCCAGGACAAGCATGGAAAGGTTAGACCACCACCTTCACTTTAAAATCCAGGCAATGGCTGTTTGAGATTGACTTGCATCATATCATGATCCTCTGTGACCCAACATGGATGTCAGGGGACTGTTGTGGTGGAAGGCCTGCCCAGTGCTGTTCTCCCAGTGATTAAATGACTGGTTTGTGTCAAGAAGGCTAAGCCACTTCCATCAAAAAGCGATCAATACAGCATTCTGGATACATCATTCTTTGAACTGTGGCTTGCAAGGCCCTACTCCTTCCAGTCATTCCAGGTGCACTCCTAGACAAGCCCCCACTGTTTGcataaaaacaaaatgtataaaatattgtggaATGTAGAATATCTCTCCTCCTTGATCACACACACTTAATAGCATAATCTGCCACAGAAGAAGAAACTATGATCCATCAC
This window encodes:
- the SLC26A1 gene encoding sulfate anion transporter 1, which produces METPLEATRMENNTSSCFLMERKTRVKINRKEIMVAKLRKTCSCTPQKLKNFLMDFFPVLRWLPKYRCKEYIWGDIMSGLVIGIILVPQAIAYSLLAGLKPIYSLYTSFFANIIYFLMGTSRHVSVGIFSLISLMVGQVVDRELLLAGFDLNDDAPPASGDGSLQNDNLSNTTAFNLTIAGINAECGKECYAIGIATALTFMAGVYQVLMGIFRLGFVSMYLSESVLDGFATGASLTILTAQVKYLIGIKIPRSQGHGMLVITWINIFRNISQANLCDVITSAICIVVLVTAKEIGDRYKHKLKFPLPTELVVIVVATLVSHYGKLNEVYASSVSGAIPTGFIPPKVPEFNLMLRVALDALPLAIVSFVFTVSLSEMFAKKYAYTIRANQEMFAVGFCNIIPSFFHSFATSAALAKTLVKTSTGCQTQISGVISAMVVLLVLLFLAPLFYSLQKCVLACIIIVSLRGALRKFRDVPARYCVNKVDTLVWVVTMSASALVSTEIGLLVGIVFSMLCIIVRTQRPRTALLGQIQDTSFYEDDLEYENLSTVPKVKIFRFEAPLYYANRNYFLKSLYRLTNLDPNLEAARRKKYEKKEKQHLKKGNHKTANGLGIGETTLQLVPKQIDFQALVVDCSSISFLDTTGVNTLKEILKDYKNLNISVLLACCNPSVIDSLKRGGYFGKDFGCMQEMLFYSIHNAVLFAKDQKLPADCSV